The proteins below come from a single Stomoxys calcitrans chromosome 1, idStoCalc2.1, whole genome shotgun sequence genomic window:
- the LOC106086758 gene encoding uncharacterized protein LOC106086758 has product MVFVDGLQAHRPNRMGFVGSHMYPWVSRSACSKIRRSPPAAPNREQTLMLIIFCLTPTFAGIYNKRTIHPRQQEFIQSRETSTCDGRQSPGPICESCDLLATCVKHSTGWVNIPVETCDTQNGFYCNSLLGRCSNDTGPCHPFSSEGNFPCTSHGIFPDPYDCQKYHMCYFVGPTLVSASVECGGDKAFNPATGQCSLTLSHAICQQQQYVCHNAGDAKAWPLSSNIFYICKASSNQDERILYPTLYRCDDGEVFDGYYCRPGTSMGELPNLPTPLIPGNPGNPGNPPIGQMSTTTMKPGVVETTSKPRVCPQVGLFADTDDCRKYYYCSAINGQLKEMQCPLGTVFNEDLSSCTLGDC; this is encoded by the exons ATGGTTTTTGTGGACGGGTTACAGGCCcatcgccccaaccgcatgggttttgtgggatcgcacatgtatccctggGTGTCGCGgtccgcttgctccaagatccgacgctcccCCCCGGCCGCCCCTAACCGGgagcagacgctgatgttgatc attttttgccTTACCCCCACATTTGCGGGAATATACAATAAAAGGACAATTCACCCCAGACAACAAGAGTTCATACAGAGTCGTGAAACAAGCACATGTGATGGACGCCAATCACCTGGTCCCATTTGTGAGTCCTGTGATCTCTTGGCCACATGTGTCAAGCACTCCACTGGCTGGGTCAATATACCTGTGGAGACATGTGACACCCAGAATGGTTTCTATTGCAATTCGCTGCTGGGGCGATGCAGCAATGATACAGGTCCTTGTCATCCCTTCAGCTCTGAGGGCAATTTTCCATGCACCTCACATGGCATATTTCCGGATCCCTATGATTGCCAAAAATATCATATGTGCTACTTTGTGGGTCCCACGCTAGTTTCGGCCAGTGTTGAATGTGGTGGCGATAAGGCTTTCAATCCGGCCACCGGCCAATGCTCTCTTACTCTGAGCCATGCCATATGTCAACAGCAGCAGTATGTTTGTCACAATGCGGGCGATGCCAAAGCATGGCCCCTAAGCTCCAATATATTCTACATTTGCAAGGCCAGCTCTAATCAAGATGAACGCATTTTGTATCCCACTCTATATCGTTGTGATGATGGTGAAGTATTCGATGGCTACTATTGTCGTCCGGGAACATCCATGGGTGAGTTGCCTAACTTGCCGACACCGTTGATACCTGGAAATCCGGGAAATCCTGGAAATCCTCCAATTGGCCAAATGTCCACGACCACAATGAAACCTGGAGTGGTGGAAACAACATCTAAGCCACGAGTTTGTCCGCAGGTGGGGCTCTTTGCAGATACCGATGATTGTCGCAAATACTATTACTGTTCGGCCATCAATGGCCAACTAAAAGAGATGCAGTGTCCACTTGGTACAGTATTCAATGAGGATCTATCTTCCTGCACCCTGGGAGATTGCTAG